The Nilaparvata lugens isolate BPH chromosome 14, ASM1435652v1, whole genome shotgun sequence DNA segment TTGAACCAATTTTCTTGTGCCAACTTGTCGTTCAAGTCTTGTCTTTTCTTGCCAAGAAGTCGTTCCTTGAGACTTGACTCAATTTTCTTGTGCCAACTTGTCGTTCAAGTCTTGTCTTTTCTTGCCAAGAAGTCGTTCCTTGAGACTTGACTCAATTTTCTTGTGCCAACTTGTCGTTCAAGTCTTGTCTTTTCTTGCCAAGAAGTCATTCCTTGAGACTTGACTCAATTTTCTTGTGCCAACTTGTTTGTCAACGcataatatttctattgaatATTTGTCTCAATCACGTTTGAGCAATTAATAATCTGCATATTCGATACAAGTGATTTGGTTTCTATGAGCGTTTCAAGTCAGTAGTACAATTTTATCTTGTaaagctgagttctagactcaCCTATGGTAGCCTAACATCTGCCCAAGCTgactagtgaggtccacgtaataatgatatttgattaacattgatgtaaCTATCCTTGTCTGTAATTTGACAatgcagatagtgctatcttcTTCCAGCTTCACAACTTTGCCAGCAAGTTTTCTACAATGTAGATATATAATTAACAGAAACAAATTGCAATAGAAATTTTTGGTCCAGATCGTCCCAATCATCAATTTGGGTTTAGAAGTAAGCATTCAACTACCTATCAAACAGGTACTTCGAGGTGAAACAAGAAGAAAGCTATTCACCTACTGTTATATGAACCCTTCGACAATACAGTCTGCTAGTCATCTAAAATTAATGACCTCATAAACAACTGTGAATAATATAGtctataataatagtaatacaaGTCCTGGCATTGATTGGGAATGTGTATGTGTTGCAGATGGTGACAGTTACTGtcaaaaaggaggaggagaaggaggaggaggaggatagcAGCCAGCAACCAGCTGCAGTGGAAGATGATTGCAGCcaacaacattatctaatccctggctacaacatgatcttcatCAAAGAGGATGCATATGGTGAGATGCATTCTATTACTAACCGATTCTTGATTGACCAGGGTCTACACTCCTTGCTTGGGTGATTAGATTAGCTGTGGCCAGCTTTCTCACATGAAGTGGTTTGATGTTTGGGAGTGGAACTCCTGTATAAATGCTACTCCTGAATGGGCTGTCTGCCACATGTCAACCATGCACATGTACAGAACAAATGTGTAGTGTGTTAGATGTAATGTGTTCAGAATATTCCATAAAATTGGATGTATCAATCTAATGATGTTTGTCTACTTTTTGTTATAAATTTGACttcttcaatttcataaattaCCTCTGATAACCAATCCATCATCACTATGGAGAATTATCACCATTAGCTAGCTATAAAGAAATACAGTATAATGAACCATCAGAATACTTTATAACAattacaaaatgtattattgaactTCATAACGTTAATGtcactatataatattctgttttcataatttacaAGTTGCATTATTGGTGATTGCAGACGAGCAAGAGGCTGAAGAAAGTGCAGTGAAGAGCGAACCAGAGATGTGGCCTTCAAACTGCAGCACATCTGGCCGAGACTATGCAACAGAATTGGGTGGACTGAATGAGCATTCAATCTCTCCAGTGGAAAAGTGCACTGAGTCATCTGTGGCTGGCAAAAAGACCAAGCTCTACAACTGTGCTCACTGTAGCTATAAAACACCAAGGTTCACTGATTTGAAGACACACATTAGAAAACACACTGGGGAAAAACCTTTCAGAtgcgagttttgtgactacaaaagtGCTCAGTTAAGTAATATGAAAACACATATTAGAACTCATACATCAGagaaacctttcagctgcgagttttgtgactacaaaagtGCTCAGCTAGGTCATTTGAAAGTACATATCAGAAcccatactggagaaaaaccattcagctgcgagttttgtgatTTCAAAAGTTCTCAGCTATgtactttgaaagcacatatcaaaacacatactggagaaaaaccattcagctgcgagttttgtgacttcaaaagtgCTCATCTAAgtactttgaaagcacatatcaaaacacatactggagaaaaacctttcagctgtaagttttgtgactacaaaagtACTCTGTTAGGTAATTTGAAAAGACATATCAGTatacatactggagaaaaacctttcagctgtgaATTTTGTGATTTTAAAAGTGCTAGTTTAGGTCATTTGAAAGCACATAccagaacacatactggagaaaaacctttcagctgcgaattTTGTGATTTTAAAAGTGCTAGGTTAGGTCATTTGAAAGatcatatcagaacacatactggagaaaaacctttctgctgcgagttttgtgacttcaaaagtgCTCATCTAAgtactttgaaagcacatatcaAAACAcacactggagaaaaacctttcagctgcgatttttgtgactacaaaagtGCTCAGCTAGGTCATTTGAAAGTACATATCAGAAcccatactggagaaaaaccattcagctgcgagttttgtgaaTACAAAAGTGCTAGGTTAGGTGATTTGAAAGTACATATCAGAAcccatactggagaaaaaccattcagctgcgagttttgtgatTTTAAAAGTGCTAGGTTAGATCATTTGAAAGTACATATCAGAAcccatactggagaaaaaccattcagctgcgagttttgtgacttcaaaagtgCTCAGCTAGGtaatttgaaagcacatatcaaaacacatactggagaaaaacctttcagctgcaagttttgtgacttcaaaagtgCTAGATTAGGTAATTTGAAAGCACATAccagaacacatactggagaaacaACTCCTAGCTAAGCATAATTTTGTTAACCCTCACTTTCTTATCAAACTTTATTAAAACAGTTATCTACTCTACCTTGAATCTTCCAATtaaacttcatcttcaattgattcaatttatttcatcaataagtAATAACTTGGTGGGTAAATCCTGCAGTAGAGTCTGCCATGAATGAGGTTAGTCCTCCTCTCTTTGTggcttcaaaaaaaaaattatttgtgaatacattgataataattgtcacagatcatatgaatatggtTGGGATACATCACCAGGCTTGCCCAAAACTGTTATTCATCCAAATTTCATaaagaataacattttttatgttttcttaattcaaatttcaatatttatatcttaTTCAAGAACAACATTTTTGTATCATTCTCTTGGTGTAAATGAGGCTTGTTTTAGCAGTAAGCCTGTAAACCTCTGAATTATGTTTGAGAGTATTTCTATATGTTCAATAGTATTAtctcttgtattatttttagatgttataatattatattatgtaatatcaCATTTTTCCCGATTGAAATAGAATCTTCAATTACTGAATTAACAGATAATTCCAAACAACATAAagggtaaataaatttaaaataactttaaaaaataaagttttattgagtataataaatgaaatttgttaacttGTATTCTTTATCAGTTGGCAATCGATGATGTGTaggcatttatttatttcaggtGTTCATCTCAGGCGTTTCTCTCAATTTTGTATAAGGCTTGGCTATCATTAGAAGTATTTGTCTCCTGTTGAAgattttctaaataattgaaatttaagatGTTTTGTATGAgatttgaatgttttttattaaatttattgatgttaatGAACATATGTGAAGtgtagatttcaatttctcttttcaattggtgttaaaattttcatttaatgttgAAAGCCATAAGCCTGCCTTATAGCCTGTAAATGAAGGAtaagtattattaatttataagttgTATATTTTGATCTagttttgaaacaataatttctgagtTTTTGTGAAAGCTTTTTGAATCTATTTTGATGAACATATCAAACATATTTGTAACCTcaattatgttcaatctatttTCAGTCCATGTATGATTATTTGTTCTGGTGTAAACTGAATTTTTTcgaatcattttgaaaattataatttgatttgctctgaactggaCTTATTATCCATAGGCATTAAAtccattcatgatttatcaAGATATTAGCAATATTGGAACCGATGactttccttaggtgataggtgAAAGCTATCAAACCTATTTGGATTTAATTGGTAGCACaccaattattataatagtccagtcaaatggttgtttttcaggaaacagccccaaaAGAATCTTTCGTGATGATTTGATTTTGGGGCACTGAATTTGAATCCGAAATTTGCTGACCCGCCAGAGGGCGGCTCCACCCCcaaaaacccccaaaatttcggacttttttcgaatttctcattcaatctcgaaaaccttgagttcctgaagaaaaatcattcttgacaaaattaaagaaaatagaatttcaaatgaattgagtggtcacGCAGGACTCTACCACTTTTTATTCTGGAGCTAAATTGTTTCTTAGATTCAAATcattctgttcttcaaatcaagaccaagtaccattttttatcatttcgggttaccgagatacacaggtttgaatatagaaattgggcatttttctgtgtatttctATATGTTCAATAGTATTAtctcttgtattatttttagatgttataatattatattatgtaatatcaCATTTTTCCCGATTGAAATAGAATCTTCAATTTCTGAATTAACAGATAATTCTAAACAACATAAagggtaaataaatttaaaataactttaaaaaataaagttttattgagtataataaatgaaatttgttaacttGTATTCTTTATCAGTTGGCAATCGATGATGTGTaggcatttatttatttcaggtGTTCATCTCAGGCGTTTCTCTCAATTTTGTATAAGGCTTGGCTATCATTAGAAGTATTTGTCTCCTGTTGAAgattttctaaataattgaaatttaagatGTTTTGTATGAgatttgaatgttttttattaaatttattgatgttaatGAACATATGTGAAGtgtagatttcaatttctcttttcaattggtgttaaaattttcatttaatgttgAAAGTCATAAGCCTGCCTTATAGCCTGTAAATGAAGGAtaagtattattaatttataagttgTATATTTTGATCTagttttgaaacaataatttctgagtTTTTGTGAAAGCTTTTTGAATCTATTTTGATGAACATATCAAACATATTTGTAACCTcaattatgttcaatctatttTCAGTCCATGTATGATTATTTGTTCTGGTGTAAACTGAATTTTTTcgaatcattttgaaaattataatttgatttgctctgaactggaCTTATTATCCATAGGCATTAAAtccattcatgatttatcaAGATATTAGCAATATTGGAACCGATGactttccttaggtgataggtgAAAGCTATCAAACCTATTTGGATTTAATTGGTAGCACaccaattattataatagtccagtcaaatggttgtttttcaggaaacagccccaaaAGAATCTTTCGTGATGATTTGATTTTGGGGCACTGAATTTGAATCCGAAATTTGCTGACCCGCCAGAGGGCGGCTCCACCCCcaaaaacccccaaaatttcggacttttttcgaatttctcattcaatctcgaaaaccttgagttcctgaagaaaaatcattcttgacaaaattaaagaaaatagaatttcaaatgaattgagtggtcgcgcaggactctaccATTTTTGATTCTGGAGCTAAATCGTTTCTTAGATTCAAATcattctgttcttcaaatcaagaccaagtaccattttttatcatttcgggttaccgagatacacaggtttgaatatagaaattgggcatttttctgtgtatttaaatatgtgctaaaatacactaaaagaggattttttaatcaaatttaagttatgatacatgatttcgaaccgccttgacgagctgagaagaatgagctgtagaaCAAGGAGATCTGACCATTCTGTctaaagttatgagtgtttaaagtttgatccttgacgtatccttatgggCGAACCCTCTCCCACCCGGAAATAATGGAAGTTAGTGCATCTAACAGGTGATTCTCATAGGAAATAACCTTCTTCTGATGATTTCAGCCAAAATAGgttttttttgttaggaaggccttggaaaagtattataatgaaaaatttgtatttctactgaatgatttgttttctatttttgggtgtccCCCCCTTCCCCTCtagtaaattttaaaattctcaAGTAATCCGGTTCAAAATTAATTgctctttcacgtgatgtgtggtttttcatcattactagtaaaatatccatgttgtatTGGGTGAAAGTGGtgagtttgcataattttgaaaaccccttgaaaaataaccctattttgaaaattcgtagctccggaaccaagaACGGTAGAGTCCTGCGTGACTActcaatttattagaaattctattttctttaattttgtcaTGAATGATTTTTCTTCAGGGAATCGAGGTTTTCgagattgaatgagaaattcgaaaaaagtccgaaattttgggggtgaagccgccctctggcgtgtcagcaaattttggattcgaattcagcgccccaaaatacatataaagAACCgccgagaaaaattcttttgggGCTGGTTcttgaaaaacgaccatttgactggactataatattgtgtatgttttttgagaaataaatttgaaaaaaaattcgaatattatcattttcatgtgAGGTAATGTattttcatataaacaaaaaaccatgtgcaataaaatatattatgtttcacTGTTGAGAATTCATGATTTTTTATAGAACTAATTACTCCACCAAAACAAATAGTTAGCcttagttgcacaaaagcctgttaaactTTTAATCATTGTTAAACTCCACAAAAACCAATgagagaaggcttctctgattggctctcatgACATCTAATCGAGATTGAAAGTCAACAGACTTTCCTGCAAGGTTTTCACATTTTTCAGTGCTAACATAAATGCATAAGTGCATAACATGTTTTTGTATTAGTATTGACATGGCGTCAGTATTACAAAAATCAGACAAGTGTAAATGTTATAACCTGTTGAAACCCTAGAAAAGTAaactatcttgaaaaaacataagTGCCAAGCTAAATGAAGCGGTTTTCAggagagtcggcagggcaggaagctctctgattggctgattataaGCTGGTTTCCAAATGCCAAACCAGTTGTACAGCTTCTTGTCCTGCTGACTGGTCTGAAAAAATCCTCATGTGGCTTGGTCCTGAAGGGTATGgtatattcatattttcaggACTATGGGTTCATCAGCTGAATAAACAATGTTTATGGACTATAGTCCGGGAGATATTAATTTTAACATGGTAGTGTGTTGAACAATGCAGTGTTAGGCAATGTTTGCAGTGCATTattagttaattattattttgttatagaTATTTTTTGTAGTCTTCCTGTGTGCATCATTATGACTGTAATACAAATCGAACTTTACCTTACcgtaattgatattttatgtaaatagTTAGTTTTTTCTTGACCACTTGATAAGTTATTTTCCTGCAATGCCTGCTAGCTGTACAGTTCAGAGTTGTAAAAATTATGCAGAAAAGTGTTGAAAAAAGTGTTCACCGAAGGTCAAATTGCAAGGCTACTGAACAATAAAATACTGAAATGGAATGAGAGTGATATTGTTTTAGCATTAACACTTTGTTCTTCATCTAGGAGAGCATACAACTTTCTAGGATTAGAAATGAACTTACCATTACCAGGATTGTCAACTCTATTAATGTGGACAAGGAATATTAAATGTCTTCCAGACCAAATTCTTGGACCACACACAAAAGTTCAGGTTGTGATGGCTAGGAGTCTATGTAGGAAATGGAAGCAAATAATATActatgcatttgatcaaaaaataacaaaatatattctttttgaAGTTATTTCTAAACTGAAATATTGGACTTCAAAGTTGTTGGTGTAGTGAGTGACATGGGCGGAGGAAACCAAAGTCTATGGAATTCATTGTATGTGACAATATTGCAAAATCATTCTTCAATCACCCATCAATCACCTCTCATCATATTTTGGTACTTAATGATGTGCCACATCTTCTTAAATTGCTCAGGAACAACTTCCTTGATCATGGAATGAATTTTCCCAAAGGTCAAGTGTTGGAGGAAAAGAATATCAAGAGCATCAAAGAAGGAGATGAACTGAAGCTAGCTCCAAAATTGACGAATTCACATTTAGAAGTTTGTGGAAATATGAGACAGAAGGTCAGCTTGGCGGTTCAATTATTCACTGCCAGTATCAGCCTCCCCAGATATAGTGCTTGGTAACTCTCATCACAAAGAACTGAATGGTGAATGAATGGGAGAAACCGTTACCTGGGCATGTGCATTACGGTGCTGTGTAAAACCACAAAGTAAAATAAATGTTAAGAAATTTCTTTCTCTGTGGTAAGACCGAGATGGATTTGTGACTGCAACATCTGATTTGTTGCTCTGTGCCctcctaaattattcatattttgaataagttcattttataaattccaCAGAttattatctcttttctgtataggactacttgtaatataaatataaagaaaataacaatctcagtacccttttttgaaatattttatcactacatgttttggacattgttgccattttcaagtgatatgaagtaaataaatttaatactactggaagattcttatttttatcatatgctagtgtattcatatgtttttatgaactaggactgtaaattttgggtttaaattcgcatgattctatcaaaaatggggttattggtgtctaattggattaagtttattattttatctctgtttaattttgctgctttataaatatggaattcttctttgaaattcagtttttgacttttattaccataattaagtattttcatattggaatttatatctgtaaaattatggcctgaatctatcaagtgttcagcaaatgccgacttttgtgtataatttttagattttagtgcttggatatgttctctaaacctgatatggaaatttctacccGTTTGCCCGATATACAATTTGTCGCAATCACTACATTTAAGTTCATAGATtccagacaccaataaccccatttttgatagaatcatgcgaatttaagcCCAacatttacagtcctagttcataaaaacatatgaatacactaacatatgatcaaaataagaatcttccagtagtattaaatttatttacttcatatcacttgaaaatggcataaatgtctgaaacatgtagtgataaaatatttcaaaaaaagggtactgagattgttattttctttatatccacagattatttttatttattttttccaagtcCAATTGTATTTCTATAAGAGTGAGTGCAATATCCAAACTATTTCTGTTAATTTTATCACTGAATTATAATCAACTTGTTGCCTTGTCAAAAAGAACCTTGTATCAGAATTAAAAAAGTTTTCCCAATCACTTGATCAACATTATACCTTCATAATAtttctatctatttatttattcatatcactAGGATTAATAGATAATCATGATGTAtcgatttgaatttataaatttcgaGTGATTTCATTGAATGTTTAAAATATGAGAACAAAAGAGTAGCAATGCTTTTATTTGAGTGTTTTTAAATTAGCGTCAAATTCAAGTTCTACAAAGATGGCGCCGTCTCAGAGCACACAAGTTAGTCTTGGTGCCATGTAAAATGCATGATCAGATTTGAAGACACCTTTCTGTATACTTTCTGTTCTATGGTGTTGCATCTTTCCATGCTAATTTATTGGCTGGTGTTTTTGAGTCCGGCTGTcctctaataataatagtttggtACTTTATTCTATCCAatatcaatttaaatatgaaataCTAAAATGGAGTCAGAAGTAAGTAGCCTCCTTGAAAATTGTATAAGCAATAAATCACAATAGAcgtacataacctaaaaatcaGTATAGCCTTTTTCAATTAAacattactgtattatttatatCTTATATCATGTTAAATTGAGGTTTTAAAGCATTATCGAGCTATTGCTACATGATTcatatttacattatattatgcaTTAGAGCATGTAAAATGTCTAGGCCTAATAGATCTGTGAAAACATTGTACAATTCAATCAATTGTTGACCAGCCatatgctgaataaattttgtcAATTAAAATCATAAAACAACTCTGTAAACACAAAGTTAAACAATCTTTCTGCTCAAACCTAAATACTGATTGATCTATATACAATATTTGACAATTCTGTATTGACTGTCTTAGCAAATTGATTaattaagaaataataatactgataaatcTCCATTTTTACCTACACTATAGagctataaataaaaattaaacagTCAAATGAGCATGCATGAAaacatgaaaattttgaaatattttatcactacatgttttggacattgttgccattttcaagtgatatgaagtaaataaatttaatactactggaagattcttatttttatcatatgctagtgtattcatatgtttttatgaactaggactgtaaattttgggtttaaattcgcatgattctatcaaaaatggggttattggtgtctaattggattaagtttattattttatctctgtttaattttgctgctttataaatatggaattcttctttgaaattcagtttttgacttttattaccataattaagtattttcatattggaatttatatctgtaaaattatggcctgaatctatcaagtgttcagcaaatgccgacttttgtgtataatttttagattttagtgcttggatatgttctctaaacctgatatggaaatttctacccGTTTGCCCGATATACAATTTGTCGCAATCACTACATTTAAGTTCATAGATtccagacaccaataaccccatttttgatagaatcatgcgaatttaaacccaaaatttacagtcctagttcataaaaacatatgaatacactaacatatgatcaaaataagaatcttccagtagtattaaatttatttacttcatatcacttgaaaatggcataaatgtctgaaacatgtagtgataaaatatttcaaaaaaagggtactgagattgtTATTTTCTGTATATCCacagattatttttatttttttttccaaGTCCAATTGTATTTCTATAAGAGTGAGTGCAATATTTAAACTATTTCTGTTAATTTTATCACTGAATTATAATCAACTTGTTGCCTTGTCAAAAAGAACCTTGTATCAGAATTAAAAAAGTTTTCCTAATCACTTGATCAACATTATACCTCCATAATATTTCTATCTATTCATATCActagaattaatagataatcaTGATGTAtcgatttgaatttataaatttcgaGTGATTTCATTGAATGTTTAAAATATGAGAACAAAAGAGTAGCAATGCTTTTATTTGAGTGTTTTTAAATTAGCGTCAAATTCAAGTTCTACAAAGATGGCGCCGTCTCAGAGCACACAAGTTAGTCTTGGTGCCATGTAAAATGGATGATCAGATTTGAAGACACCTTTCTGTATACTTTCTGTTCTATGGTGTTGCATCTTTCCATGCTAATTTATTGGCTGGTGTTTTTGAGTCCGGCTGTcctctaataataatagtttggtACTTTATTCTATCCAatatcaatttaaatatgaaataCTAAAATGGAGTCAGAAGTAAGTAGCCTCCTTGAAAATTGTATAAGCAATAAATCACAATAGAcgtacataacctaaaaatgatcaggcaaaataatacaaggattgccttggaatttatattccaatctgaatgttattaatcaatgtcatattcaacataataataataacaataatgaactatttctccagtttttttttcaaaacaaagatacgttttcaaactcaatagcctaattaaatttttattccaaaatcactggttaggatcaatgatcaataatagcataacgtaaaatgaaatttttattcattcacctttcaaaggttttgctttgaatagacctatgaagaaatcaaaacatatcttttcctacagttacgttgaaaagtggtcattcctgcactgattacagaacgcaaagaatcacttttccgctctagtgtgggaaaaattttttctgcactccagatttgcaacatggcaacgcaaaatagctAGTAgtttatatggagcaccagtgcagcaaaaccaaaattaagttggtaactgcactGAATGGGGTGCtatagtgttgtggtgcacgttataataatattaaggacaCCGAGTTCGAGGACAGCAGCCAACACATGAGTGACAGctgccttcattcatttactactacattattcaattttatttattaataatagaattacacagaaaaacatttgatggatttcaggcaattttacccataattactcactttttacattcaatggtaactgtaggaaaaattaaatgtgaaatacgtgagcaaagttcctctgctgcactcaagaaaccattccgccctcgcctacggctcaggcataaacgtttctttcagtgcagcaaactgtcactttgcacactagttgcacaaataactattacaatATAGTTTGgggagcatgctcatttgaattgtccccctgtaatcagctgtttctgttttgctataatgccaacaatacaacagcaaaatattgttaatttcctGGACTCAAATgagtcgagaacttgatagactccaGAGGTTAGAAGATAAAAttgtgactcagaaagtcaatttagacctgagagcttattttagtcccggactctgtaagtccagaacttatagatcccgagcttggaaaccggccctaagtgtcTCAAAACTTATTCTCTAAAATTGAATCAGTAgggtatatttttcaaatgacaGGTAAGGTAAATCATTAATTCAAtcgtttttataatattcaatttattattgcaGTAAGCTTTACAATCATTTGAACTTTAGTAATAACATTcaaaaatcttcaatattttgatagTCACAGTGTTCACTGTTTGCAGTGTTCTCTAATTAGATTTTTAcagataaatataataatttcattcactCTGGTAAACTTTAAATGGATTTCAGATCAAGGAAGAAATTGATGCATTCATG contains these protein-coding regions:
- the LOC111043943 gene encoding oocyte zinc finger protein XlCOF6-like isoform X1 yields the protein MESDMATVTVKKEEEEEDDSSQQPAAVEDDCSQQNYLIPGFNMIFIKEEAYDEEEAEESAVKSEPEMWPSNCSTSGRDYATGVGGLNEHSTSPVEKCTESSVAGKKTKLYSCADCSYKTPKFSHLKIKEEIEAFLNAPMDIGRSAHELSLKDELDYENQSKMSTCDQITDSKSPVSEHNSLSGESDSRLTKAIEKEVCGGRIAKVVSVSLEDSFEGCNQQKLCPYQMVTVTVKKEEEKEEEEDSSQQPAAVEDDCSQQHYLIPGYNMIFIKEDAYDEQEAEESAVKSEPEMWPSNCSTSGRDYATELGGLNEHSISPVEKCTESSVAGKKTKLYNCAHCSYKTPRFTDLKTHIRKHTGEKPFRCEFCDYKSAQLSNMKTHIRTHTSEKPFSCEFCDYKSAQLGHLKVHIRTHTGEKPFSCEFCDFKSSQLCTLKAHIKTHTGEKPFSCEFCDFKSAHLSTLKAHIKTHTGEKPFSCKFCDYKSTLLGNLKRHISIHTGEKPFSCEFCDFKSASLGHLKAHTRTHTGEKPFSCEFCDFKSARLGHLKDHIRTHTGEKPFCCEFCDFKSAHLSTLKAHIKTHTGEKPFSCDFCDYKSAQLGHLKVHIRTHTGEKPFSCEFCEYKSARLGDLKVHIRTHTGEKPFSCEFCDFKSARLDHLKVHIRTHTGEKPFSCEFCDFKSAQLGNLKAHIKTHTGEKPFSCKFCDFKSARLGNLKAHTRTHTGETTPS
- the LOC111043943 gene encoding gastrula zinc finger protein XlCGF57.1-like isoform X2: MESDIKEEIEAFLNAPMDIGRSDHELSLKAELDYENQSKMSTCDQITDSKSPVSEHNSLSGESDSRLTKAIEKEVCGGRIAKVVSVSLEDSFEGCNQQKLCPYQMVTVTVKKEEEKEEEEDSSQQPAAVEDDCSQQHYLIPGYNMIFIKEDAYDEQEAEESAVKSEPEMWPSNCSTSGRDYATELGGLNEHSISPVEKCTESSVAGKKTKLYNCAHCSYKTPRFTDLKTHIRKHTGEKPFRCEFCDYKSAQLSNMKTHIRTHTSEKPFSCEFCDYKSAQLGHLKVHIRTHTGEKPFSCEFCDFKSSQLCTLKAHIKTHTGEKPFSCEFCDFKSAHLSTLKAHIKTHTGEKPFSCKFCDYKSTLLGNLKRHISIHTGEKPFSCEFCDFKSASLGHLKAHTRTHTGEKPFSCEFCDFKSARLGHLKDHIRTHTGEKPFCCEFCDFKSAHLSTLKAHIKTHTGEKPFSCDFCDYKSAQLGHLKVHIRTHTGEKPFSCEFCEYKSARLGDLKVHIRTHTGEKPFSCEFCDFKSARLDHLKVHIRTHTGEKPFSCEFCDFKSAQLGNLKAHIKTHTGEKPFSCKFCDFKSARLGNLKAHTRTHTGETTPS
- the LOC111043943 gene encoding gastrula zinc finger protein XlCGF57.1-like isoform X3, encoding MESEIKEEIEAFLNAPMDIGRSDHELSLKAELDYENQSKMSTCDQITDSKSPVSEHNSLSGESDSRLTKAIEKEVCGGRIAKVVSVSLEDSFEGCNQQKLCPYQMVTVTVKKEEEKEEEEDSSQQPAAVEDDCSQQHYLIPGYNMIFIKEDAYDEQEAEESAVKSEPEMWPSNCSTSGRDYATELGGLNEHSISPVEKCTESSVAGKKTKLYNCAHCSYKTPRFTDLKTHIRKHTGEKPFRCEFCDYKSAQLSNMKTHIRTHTSEKPFSCEFCDYKSAQLGHLKVHIRTHTGEKPFSCEFCDFKSSQLCTLKAHIKTHTGEKPFSCEFCDFKSAHLSTLKAHIKTHTGEKPFSCKFCDYKSTLLGNLKRHISIHTGEKPFSCEFCDFKSASLGHLKAHTRTHTGEKPFSCEFCDFKSARLGHLKDHIRTHTGEKPFCCEFCDFKSAHLSTLKAHIKTHTGEKPFSCDFCDYKSAQLGHLKVHIRTHTGEKPFSCEFCEYKSARLGDLKVHIRTHTGEKPFSCEFCDFKSARLDHLKVHIRTHTGEKPFSCEFCDFKSAQLGNLKAHIKTHTGEKPFSCKFCDFKSARLGNLKAHTRTHTGETTPS